The nucleotide window GGGTCAGGGGTATAAGTATAGGGGTGTATAGTATAAAGTGGGGTCAGGGGTATAAGTATAGGGGTGTATAGTATAAAGTGGGGTCAGTGGTataagtataggggtatatagaaTAAAGTGGGGTCAGTGGTATAAGTATAGGGGTGTATAGTATAAAGTGGGGTCAGGGGTATAAGTATAGGGGTGTATAGTATAAAGTGGGGTCAGGGGTATAAGTATAGGGGTGTATAGTATAAAGTGGGGTCAGGGGTATAAGTATAGGGGTGTATAGTATAAAGTGGGGTCAGTGGTATAAGTATAGGGGTGTATAGTATAAAGTGGGGTCAGGGGTATAAGTATAGGGGTGTATAGTATAAAGTGGGGTCAGTGGTataagtataggggtatatagaaTAAAGTGGGGTCAGGGGTATAAGTATAGGGGTGTATAGTATAAAGTGGGGTCAGGGGTATAAGTATAGGGGTGTATAGAATAAAGGGGGGTCAGTGATataagtataggggtatatagaaTAAAGTGGGGTCAGGGGTATAAGTATAGGGGTGTATAGTATAAAGTGGGGTCAGGGGTATAAGTATAGGGGTGTATAGAATAAAGGGGGGTCAGTGATATAAGTATAGGGGTGTATAGAATAAAGTGGGGTCAGTGGTATAAGTATAGGGGTGTATAGTATAAAGTGGGGTCAGGGGTataagtataggggtatatagaaTAAAGTGGGGTCAGGGGTATAAGTATAGGGGTGTATAGTATAAAGTGGGGTCAGGGGTATAAGTATAGGGGTGTATAGAATAAAGGGGGGTCAGTGATataagtataggggtatatagaaTAAAGTGGGGTCAGGGGTataagtataggggtatatagaaTAAAGGGGGGTCAGTGGTATAAGTAGAGGGGTGTATAGTATAAAGTGGGGTCAGGGGTATAAGTAGAGGGgtgtatagtataatgtagaagtTTGGGGGTGTCTTCGGTTGTTTTATAGTATTCCTTTATTGTTGTTCTCTCCAGACTCCTGAGTCGTCCGACAGAAAGATCCTGATTCTCTATGGGAGTCAGACGGGGACAGCGGAGGACATGGCGGAGCGACTCGGGAGAGAGGCCCGGCGCAGACACTTCACCTGCAGGGTGGACTCTCTAGACAGCTACAGTATTGTAAGTCCCTTCTATGGGGGTGTCACTACTAGGAATCCACTGCAGAGAAAACAGATGGATACCCGCTGCCCCTGGTGGTCGCCTCTATTTGCAGTGGGTGGTGATATTGCTGCCCCCTAGTGCTGAGATGCTGCAGTACATGATGTCCTTGTAATGAAAATCACCTCCCCGTGCACTGACCTCCTGCTGGGCATGTGGTTATAaacagccaatctgaacaagcagagctgcagcctGAACCTCTGATGGGtcaggaggtggatttcagactccGAAGACAATAAATATTACTTGGAGGTGTTCCTTGGACATTGTATAAGTATTTCTATTCTTGTTCTGTAGGTGAATCTTGTTCATGAACCTCTGGTGATATTTGTCTGCGCTACAACCGGACAAGGTGACCCCCCAGATAACATGAAGGTAAATCTGATGTTCACACAGCGCCTCCTAGTGTTGTGATTGTGAAATGCGGCTGTAAGACTTGTATGTACCAGATCTCTGCGCTGTGGTGCAGCTTCGGCGTTGTCACACATACAGGGAAGACGGCCCGGAGCTGCGGTCACAGACGTCTACCTGTCCAGACCTgttctgcaactttttaatatactttgcaGTTTAATTCCTAACCCtttgcaagatctctgcttgctgtcactgaatgaTAACACTCTGATTTAaaaccagaggctgaaaacctgtacagacctaatacttctcactgcTGACGGTTTGTAACGATAGTATCCAGACTAGGCAATCCTCCGAGAGCTTAATACCTTAGCAACACAAATCCATCTCCTGTCCTGATCATGTGGGCAGAGTCCTCAGACCATTGTctaaactggatacaattgtaacaaacccaaaGCTGTAAGAAGTATTTTaggtcaggatgggttttcagcctctgaatgaaAACGAgattgttcccattcactgattgcaagcagagatcttgaaaatggtgtggaattgaaacacaaagcatattagaaagtttcagaaCTTTTCTTTCTACAAGGATGACACTTTACTGGGTCTTCGCTTTCCTTAtgtctttccagaatttctggaGGTTCATCTTCCGCAGGAACCTGCCCCATAATTCCCTGAGTCAGATGGATTACACTGTCCTAGGTCTGGGAGATTCTTCTTATCCAAAGTAAGATGGTGTATAGCAGTGATAGTGACTATCTGTGCTTACCTGTCCCAACCTTCCTGACTGGGGACACGTGCGGCTGATGTCTGGCATGGACGGGGTTAAACACGTTTCTCTACAGTTACATATAATCTGAGTAACTTTCCCATCACTTTGCTTTATCTACCTCCTACTGACATTGAGtggcatcatgtcttatactctagtcccatccagagctgcatttggaATTCTGCTGCCTTGCTGTTACATCTCAGGCTGCGTTCAGAATTCTCCTGCTTTACTGTTAGCTCTCAGGTTTtgctttcttagggtatgtgcacgcgctTAACAAAATggtgttgttttcaagggaaaacagcccctgattttcagccgttttttaagcaactcgcgttttttacggccgtttttggagctgtttttctattgagtcaataaaaaacggctcaagaagtgacattacacttctttttacgcgccgctatttgaaaatgaggcgtaaaatatgcttccgatttttcagccgtttttcgggtcgtttacagtccgaaaaacgactgaaaatagcctgtgtgaacatacctttaggctGTATAGAGCCGTGTTTCTCAACGTTCCGATGTACCCCCCCCTATTACATCAGAGTGCCCTCAAAGCTGTCATACACTGTGCTGTCTATTAAAAGAACGGTaccagttcccccccccccctagaggaCATAGTGCGTACTACCTGGGGTATATGTAGCACAGATTGAGAACTAAAGGTTTAGAGCATGACTGGCTGtgttgcattgtgggagatgtagtgtttcGTTTTGGTTGTCTATATGGGTCATTAGTCGGGTTATTTAATAGGGGTCCccaccaatttaaaaaaaaaaagtgtagtaatGACTTGTCATTGGATATTATTACCCAGAATTCCATTTTCTCTCCTTCACCAGGTTTAACTTTATTGCAAAAAAACTGCACAAGCGTCTGCTACAGCTCGGAGCCAATCCCATTCAGTCCCCGGCGCTGGGGGACGACCAGCATGATCTGGGGTAACAACCAATCCTGAGTCTTCATGGTGTAGCCTGGTCCTGTGATCCTTGTCTTCGCTGACACTACTGTGCGGGGGAGGGGAGGTGACTATCTTGGTTCTAGGATCACAGACCGGCACTGCAGGGGTTATTGCACCGCACATTGTGGTatgttatatatttctatatactgTGAGGTTCAGTCGTTTTTCTTATCCCTGTAGCCCCGATGCTGTGGTGGATCCGTGGTTGTATGACCTATGGGATAAGTTCCTCTCCATATATCCTCTTCCTCCTGGTCTCAGCATCATCAGTGACCTCATCACGTGAGCACCAACTTCACAGTTTTTTCCTTCATTGCCGTTTGTTCTTTTATTAGGAAGTCAGTGTTATAATTTCCTCTGTTCCTGCACACAAACCAATATAAATGTGCTGCCTCTTGCCACCACAAGGGGGCGATCTTTATACAGCTTTACATGGCTCCTATCGATGTGTATAGTTTCTATACAGATTGGCCCTCTAGTGGCAGCAGCAGGAAGTTCAGATTTTTACAAAAActattcaaaaatatatataatggcaGGTTCACTTTGAATATGAACTTTATTAGGGGGCATGAGGTATTATGGCGCCTCGTTCCAGAAAAGAAGTCAGTGTTACATTATATTTCCAGGTTGCCCCCAAAGTTCTCCCTGCGGTTCCTGGATAAACAAGTGACGACATGTAACTCCACAGAGAGAGACGGCAGCGGGGGCGCCCCGACCGAACTGCAGCCGCACCGTGCTCCTCTGGTGACCAACCAACGTGTGACCGCACAGCAGCATTTCCAGGATGTGCGACTTATCGAGTGTGACATCACCGGATCCGGCATTCAGTGAGTTCAGCAGTAAAGCCGAGACGTAATTGTAACCCAGTACTAGGGGAGAGATagccgtatctatctatctatctatctatctatctatctatctatctatctatctcatatctatctatctatctatctatctcatatctatctatctatctcatatctatctatctatctatctatctatctatctatctatctatctatctatctatctatctatctatctatctatctatctatctcatatctatctcatatctatctatctcatatctatctatctcatatctatctatctcatatctatctatctcatatctatctatctatctatctcatatctatctatctatctcatatctatctatctatctatctatctatctatctatctatcccatatctatctatctatctatctatctatctatctatcatctatctatctatctatctatctatctatctatctatctatctatctatctcatatctatctatctatctatctatctatctatctatctatctatctatctatctatcccatatctatctatctatctatctatctatcccatatctatctatctatctatctatctatctatctcatatctatctatctatctatctatctatctatctatctatctatctatctatctatctatctatctatctatcccatatctatctatctatctatctatctatcccatatctatctatctatctatctatctatctatcatctatctatctatctatctatctatctatctatctatctatctatctatctatctatctcatatctatctatctatctatctatctatctatctatctatctatctatctcatatctatctatcatctatctctctcatatctctctctctcatatctatctatctctctatcttctTCCGTCACACAGatactatatctatctatctatctcatatctctctcatatctatctatctatctatcttcttccGTCACACAGATACTCACCCGGTGATGTAGTGATGATCCAGCCTCAGAATTCCCCTAAGGACGTTCTGGAGTTCTGCTCCCTCCTCGGTCTTGACCCGGACAGTGTCTTTGTCTTGGAGCCCCATGATCCAGGTGAATAGATATTTCGAtgactatatatttatatttctttCCGCCATCCAATAATCCAGAGAGTCTGACAACCGACTTGTCCATCGTTCCGGCTCCCATAAGGTCTTGTCACCTGGTTATGCAGCAGAATAGGGCGGGGGATGTGTCGCATATTTGCTTTTTAGGGGTCTTAGAGAGCTGGGCGCTGAGCATTGTGGTAGCTGTAATTTTGGTCATATTCGTTGTAGAGTAAGgcacagttcacacagtttttgtcaGCGTTTTTCATctgtggccattgaagctaatgcaaggaccgcaagcaaaaaacactgtgaaaaacgctcggaaattagcgccgcaggttttttctgcctcccattaatttcaatgggaagtcgGAGGCGGAAACCGCGATAAGAAagcacatgccgcttttttttccccgcaagcagCTAAATGTCGCTTGGGAAaaacgtctctgcctcccattgaaatcaatgggggatgatttcggacattttttgtgcTGATTAAGACTTGGTattcgtgtcaaaatcagcgccaaaaaaaaactctgtgtgaacagggcctaatgtattttaattttttttttatttaagcggGAAATGCTCCGTAAAATTGGAGAATGGAATTAACCCTTCTGGATCTGAGATGTTTTCTTAACGTTTTTCCAGACACCCCAGTTCCCCCGCATCTTCCTCAGCCTTGCTCGGTGCAGCATCTGGTGGAGCGATACCTGGATATCCGCAGTGTTCCCCGACGCTCCTTCTTCCAGCTTCTCTCCTACTTCTCTCCAGACGAGCAGGAAAGAGAGAAGCTGCAGGAATTCAGCTCAGCCGCTGGTcaggaggagctgtatacatactGCAACCGGCCCCGGCGGACCACCCTGGAGGTGACCTCTCATATTTAACCACTTTGTACACCGCAATGTTGTAaacactgcctgcagccaccactagggggagcttactacatGTGCAGTTagctcttaagctccccctacaggtgactgcaggcagacagaatttctcAGCCGTATTATATACAATATGTTGGATATCGTCTCAGCCCGATGTAACACAACGGGGGGGGACAGTGTATTATTAACCCCTGGCTGCGTTATTAACCCATTACATCCCATTAGTACTCTACaccccattgttttcaatagtaAAGCCGGAATTGCATGACACATTCGCAGTTTGTGGGGAAACCCTTTTTTGTTCCTGCCAGGTTCTCCTTGATTTTCCTCATACAACTCCGAGCATCCCCGCAGACTATCTCCTGGAACTTATTCCTCGCATCCGTCCCCGAGCGTTCTCCATTGCCTCATCCATGCAGGTAAGAGCACCGGAGCGGGCAGCGAAATGTCAGTGACCTTTGTATTATGATTTCAGAAAATCtaactacaccccccccccccctcgcaattTTGTTAAGGCGCACCCCAACAAACTGCAGATCCTGATGGCCGTGGTACAGTACAAAACAAGGCTGCACGAGGCCCGCCGAGGTCTGTGCTCTTCGTGGCTGGCATCCATCAGCCCGCAGGATGGTAATTATTTTGCTGCCATCTTAAAGGCATAACCTTCCTTCTACccttttaaaggggaactccactttGAAAAGTGAAACGACACTTTAAACTGTTGCGTCGTTCCCTCGTACAGGTAAACGGGTCCCATTATGGGTTAAAAAGGGGAGTCTAAAGTTCCCCAGTGACCCAGACACCCCGCTGGTGATGGTGGGACCAGGGACCGGAGTTGCTCCATTCCATTCAGCCATACAGGAGAGGGCGGCACTTAGTAAACCAGGTACGTGAAGCTGCTAATTCCCTACAATGGTGACCCCTGCTGGAGAAAACTGATATGACATCTGGTTCTCTTTTGCTTTAGGGAACAATTTGTTTTTTGGCTGCAGAGGAAAATGGAAAGATTTCTATTatgaggaggagtgggaggatcTGGAGAAGAGGGGGCTCCTCAGGTTATTCACAGCTTTTAGTCAGGATCAGGTCTGTGTCCTGGATTATAACATTTTGTGGTATTCGGGAGATTATAATCTTTACAATATGTGATTTTGTAATTGGTCGGTGCTTGTACAGCTGGTCATAGAGACATCAATAGTATTGGCTTATATAGTCCTGAACGGGATTCAGGTTTAGGAATATATTAGGAGGTTTTGGTTCTTGAAATTTCCTTACATAACAATAGAGATTCACCAAAGTCTGATCAGTAGGGATCGATCCGGAGCTTGTGCAAGTGCGGTCAGACACCCCAGAGATCTTATGGCACCCAAGACAAACATGCCAAAGTGCACCCCTTATACTGTAAACTATAGTGCCACCCCAGTGCCCCTGTGAGAACCAGCCCAGCCCCCCCCCATGTGTTCCAACCACAATCCCCTCTAAGAATACCCGCTGTATTGCCCCCATAAGTAATAGCCACAGTCCCTCCAGAAGTACTACCTACAATGCCCCCAACGAAAGCCATGCCACAAGTATATGCTGCTGCTCCCAGCTCTGCACTGTTCAGTCACTGAAGTAGCCACTAGTGGGCGCTCACATGTAACTTTCCGACCTTCGAAAAAGAGAACGAGGCTGCTGTCAATGGACGGCACTTCTTTTAATATTTTGTGTCTCGGTAATGGACGTTTTCTTATTTTGCAGGAGGATAAAATTTACGTTCAGCATCGGATAAAGGAGAATGGCGCGTATCTGTGGGAGATAATCTGTAATAAACAAGCCTACTGCTACCTAGCGGGGTAATGAGACTTCCTGGGGCCCCCACCGACCGCTGGGACAATGGGGCTCCGTGCACCCCTCAGCCTATAGCTTGGAGATCGGACCTTTGAGCTAATGTTGACCACTCCGCATAGAATAGGCCCCCTTGTTCTAGTGACTTGTGAGGGTCCCAGCTCAtgatctttttgttttttatttccatATCATTTCATTTGGTTGTCTGACATCTttgatttttttcctgtttttgtcCATAGAAATGCAAAATCAATGCCAACCCAGGTGAGCGATGCCTTAAAATCCGTCTTCCAATCTGAAGGTCAGATGTCCGCTCCGGAGGCTGAGCAGTACCTGGTCATGTTGGAGAAATGCGGACGCTTCCAGAGTGAAACCTGGTCATAAACGAACACCCGAGAGGTGGACCCCCGGAGCCGGTGACCCGGAGCCTTATGACTCATACCTCATCCCAAGCACTGGACGGGCGATTGTGACCCTAAGAAAAAGATCAGGACCCTGGCCCTACTTACATCCTGCTGAAAGGGCGCAATGGCCGGACCACTCTTTGCTAAATTTGGGGGGTCACAGGATATTTATCGTGCTCGTGTCCTCGCTTTTCTGATAAGATCATAATCGCAGGGTGTCATTTATTATTGCACAGGTAGACTGGTATAGCAGCCTCTTCACACtggattattatgttgtttcttctgACAGGAGATGGTGAGGGTTTGGGAGCTGAGACCCCTTCTACTCCCTCTGGCTTCACTTGGGGGAGACACGGTCAGGCCATTATAGTAGAGGCAAGACAGCGGTGGGGGATCTCAACGCTCCAAACcctctgcttcccttcacacagcccTAAACctaaatgataacattctgctacctgcagccaccactagagggagcttactgaacACAATTCCCATTAAACTCAAATGCATATGAAGTGagccccccctagtggtggctgcaggcacacagaattttatcatttaactctatggccatgcaggggatttggagctctatttCAGAAAAACAATGCTCCgaccctatatatatattttaagaaTGTTGGACCTACAAAAACAAAATGGTGTATAAAAGTGATTTTCTGTAAGTATTGGGACCACTGaactatgtgcatatatatatataatattaaactACTTTATTATTTCCAAGTTACTACTACTTTATCTCCAGTGTGTACAATTAGGTCTGTGGAATTGTTTGACGTCCCCTCTGAAATTGGTGGCGTTCGTTGATAATTTAAAATCATGGCAAATATGGACCAATAGGGTGGATTTAATCTGCCCTATACTATTGTACATCTGCTCATTTTCCCCTATATAGTTTCAcaggactttgatattgatggcctatcaataacagattggtggtggtccgacccCTGGCACTCCCACCAATCAGCCGTGTCCCCTTTATTGTTTACCAAGAACAGCGCCATACATTTGGTagtggttgtgcctggtattgcagctccgtcctattcacttgaatgacagcgtgctgcagtaccaggcactgcCACGGTcaaatgtacggcgctgtgctttgtaaacaatgaaggggacacaCGGCGGCTCCTTGAGTGGTGGTAACGGGAGGCGGATGAATCATTGATATTACAGTCCCGGAAAACCATCTTGTGTAAGGCAAGGTAAGTATTTCTGCTATTTGGCCGTCTGAATCCAGATCTTATTACAGGTGAGATCCGGCTCTGGCTTGACACACCTGGTTCAGTCTCACTGCAGATAAAACATGTTCCTACCTGGTAAAGAGACACTAAACCTGCAGTCTATCTTATCTGCGTGGTCTGTGGAGGTGAATACAGTCTATtgtcctctgttatcagccaATTCAGGCTATGGTGAGGCTGGCTGTAGTATTTAGATGTGTCACAGGTAGTCCGGAAAAGTTCATACCCCCCTTTATGTCACATATCTCCAGCGGTGGGGACCGAAGTGTGAGTGATGTTTTGTCCGTGGGTCTATAACGTTAGGAGTAGTGCTCCTTAAAGCGACAGCGCACACATCGGAAGATACACAAAAATTGCACTTTATGCAATAAAAATTGTTAGGATTTGCCGCCCCCATttgaatgggattttttttttaaatcccttcgTCTTCAATAAAACATCTAAACGCAGATAACCCCACCCAATAACGTGCTCCATTGCTATTGAGGTCAATAATTGGGGGTACCTGCAGTGGACCGCCTTCTACTGAGATCCCCCGGGTGATTGACATTCAGGGTCGTCCTCCAATGGACATGTCCCTACTTCCTGCCCGCACGGTTTCAGGCTCTTATCTCAGGTTTTGTTCCCTGCAGCTATTGGCTGGACCCGGTGATAAATCTGGACAGACCAGTTCCTCCAGTCTGAGGAGTGCAGAGCTGGGTCTGTGCTCGGCTACACTCCATGAAGGTGCTACATGAAAACGGAGCTCCAGCTCCAGGAGAGACGTGTGTTCTGGCAACAGGTAAGGGTGGACATAAGATGTCGTCTTATATAGAGGTCAATTTAAAGcgaaggagggggagggggggtagtATAAAACAACGCTTTTCCAAATGTCTTCATGTTTAGTTATGCCATGTTGGGGGATGGGGGCTTAGCCAGACCCTCAACGATTGATTTCTGGGGATCGGGGGGGGAGACATCTAGTATGAgatatgggggttagtgttaagcAGAAACCCCCTATTAGTTATTTCTGTTTCTGGAAAGCTGGCAACCGTTCTGATCGACACTACAGCTCCAAACACACAACTTTACACTATATTCTGGGAACACGCCTCCATTACTGCTCCCACAGGGGTTGTCGCCCAGCTTTTCTAGAGTCCTGAATGGTAAATTGGTGTAGTTATCCAGCGAGATGGGGGTAGAGGGGGTCTATCAAAGGATAATGGGGAATATTGcctttcaggagtctgggaaagctggataacTGAAAAATATTTGGGAGgcctagacatatcgggtgttgccCAGCTTTCTTAGAAGCAGATATTGATAAACAGCTGAAAAAATGTCAATAAGATCAATTAAGATATTTTCACTCTTGTATGCAGCTTCCTAATCATGAAGATCCAGGCAAGATTCCTAGAAGGAGCCTCATCGTTCTAAGGGATGGATGAACCACCGGCTACGTGTGGAGAGCAGTTAACAGTAGAGGAACCTAGATCTTCGAGATCTTTTATTCTTCCTAGATCTTCACCACCTCCTGCTAGATCTTCACCTCCTCTGAAATCTCCTCCTTCTAGatcttctcctcttcctcctaGATCTTCCCCTCTTCCTCCTCGATCTTCACCACCTCCTCCTAGATCTCCTCCTCCTAGATCTTCACCTCCTTCTCTGAAATCTCCTCCTTCTAGatcttctcctcttcctcctagatcttctcctcttcctcctaGATCttcaccacctcctcctcctcctactagaTCTCCTCCTCCtaaatctccacctcctcctcgatcttcaccacctcctcctcctagaTCTTCACCTCCTTCTCTGAAATCTCCTCCTTCTAGATCTTCTCTTCCTCCTAGATCTTCTCTTCCTCCTAGatcttctcctcttcctcctcgatCTTCCCCTCTTCCTCCTCGATCTtcaccacctcctccttctagatcttctcctcttcctcctaGATCttcaccacctcctcctcctagaTCTCCTCGCTCTTCACCACCTCCTCCTAGATCTCCTCGATCttcaccacctcctcctcctgctaGATCTTCACCTCCTTCTCTGAAATATCCTCCTAGATCTTCTCCTCCTAGATATTCTCCTACTCCTAGATTTTCTCCTCCTCCTAgattttctcctcctcctcctagattttctcctcctcctcctagattttctcctcctcctcctagattttctcctcctcctcctcctagattttctcctcctcctcttagattttctcctcctcctcctagattttctcctcctcctcctagattttctcctcctcctcctagattttctcctcctcctcctagattttctcctcctcctcctagattttctcctcctcctcctagattttctcctcctcctcctagattttctcctcctcctcctagattttctcct belongs to Rhinoderma darwinii isolate aRhiDar2 chromosome 8, aRhiDar2.hap1, whole genome shotgun sequence and includes:
- the NDOR1 gene encoding NADPH-dependent diflavin oxidoreductase 1; this encodes MVKGAGRGSCILRMEKGDTQTPESSDRKILILYGSQTGTAEDMAERLGREARRRHFTCRVDSLDSYSIVNLVHEPLVIFVCATTGQGDPPDNMKNFWRFIFRRNLPHNSLSQMDYTVLGLGDSSYPKFNFIAKKLHKRLLQLGANPIQSPALGDDQHDLGPDAVVDPWLYDLWDKFLSIYPLPPGLSIISDLITLPPKFSLRFLDKQVTTCNSTERDGSGGAPTELQPHRAPLVTNQRVTAQQHFQDVRLIECDITGSGIQYSPGDVVMIQPQNSPKDVLEFCSLLGLDPDSVFVLEPHDPDTPVPPHLPQPCSVQHLVERYLDIRSVPRRSFFQLLSYFSPDEQEREKLQEFSSAAGQEELYTYCNRPRRTTLEVLLDFPHTTPSIPADYLLELIPRIRPRAFSIASSMQAHPNKLQILMAVVQYKTRLHEARRGLCSSWLASISPQDGKRVPLWVKKGSLKFPSDPDTPLVMVGPGTGVAPFHSAIQERAALSKPGNNLFFGCRGKWKDFYYEEEWEDLEKRGLLRLFTAFSQDQEDKIYVQHRIKENGAYLWEIICNKQAYCYLAGNAKSMPTQVSDALKSVFQSEGQMSAPEAEQYLVMLEKCGRFQSETWS